CTTGGATCTCGAACTCCGTTCATTTGGAGATTGGCTCAAGCAATGACAAGCAGAGTTTTGATTCTAAATCCTCATCTAGTTAACTGATTAATTTCAACCATAAAAAATCATAAGAGAAGAGCACTTACTCAAGGAAATCCTTCAATTTCCGTGGATATGGTTTGATCTTATTCATCAACAAGGTCTACTGTGCCAATTGGAGTAAATAACTAGCTAACCTGGACCTTATCGGAGTTTACCATTTAAAGAGTCAAGGTCTAGTGCTCAAACAAGTTCTTATATGTAGAAACAGGCTTGACCTATGTCCTACTCCCTTGTGGCCGGTTCAAGATTGACCCTGAGTGATACTAAATTTGGACTGAGATAAACCTACTTGAGTTGAGCATGTTTCCACCACACAATCCATGGATGTGTCAGAATAAAGTTCTTCTTTTAGAATGATTAAAGAAAGGTAATTAAGCTAGGCCTGTTCTGAGTTTCTGACTGAGTCGCGGTCATCTCGCCAAAAAAGACCTACTCTGTCACTGCAATCGACTGACCTCCGCAATCAATTGATATTTCACAACTAACAAATTAAGCTAGGCCTGTTCTGAGTTTCAATGCCTGTATCCAATTAGTCCAGTGGTACCCAACATTACAACACCCCATAAGTAGAAGATAAGAGATATATACAAAATTTCTGAAGTAGTGCATACTCCCATCATAGTACAAAAAGAGTAATAGCTAAAAATTATTTTGATTTACCGCTTGTCTGAAGGCTTGGCAAACATTCCATGCGATTTGTTTCTCAGTAGGGGTCAATAAAACAGGATAACGCACCTTCAAGCAAGATACCAAATACATTATAATGTTGTCACATAACCTAGAGAAAACAGCAaacgaaggaagaagaaaatgtaAAACACTGAAGTCTAATTGACAGGATGTGGTGAATCCTAATGAGGCAAGGAAGGTTACCTCTTTTCCATCAGAATTTCGCATGACAACCCCATCTACAACTGGGGATTTACGAGCTTCAGCGTGTGCATATCCTGGCCCAACCGTATAAACCTATAACATAAAGCTCCCATTCTATCACTGCATTGCTTAGAATAAAATGTATCCATTAGTACCAGACAGCTAGAGAAGTACCGTGTTTCCTAGAAAATCCTGACAGGATCAGCAAATTACCTAAAATAAGGACTTTGACTAGAGGAACATTTGTGCTGTTACTTCAATTAATATAGCTATGTTTATAACAGAACATATATTTATAACCTTCATTCCTGATACCAGATAGGCACCAATACACTATACATGGCACTACATGTATTCGATCAAGGGAAGCACATGAAGTTGGCTATACTGAATACACAATGGTAACTATGGACAAGGAAATTTATATAGGTTTGAAATATGTCGCCATGAGCTGAACCACCCCTAGATCCAGCATCAATTCGTACTTTGAGATTTACATATTTTTCATCTTCACTGCAGCGCGATCCCATTTCACCCCTTAATAAAGAACGTTCTGATAACACTGTGGTAAGATCCCTAGGTGGTGGGGCTGTCAACCAGGGCTCAAACCCTGGTTCTCACAAATAAAGGCCCCTCGCTGGGTTTGtttcccgcgccgccgcagtgGGTGGAGCCAGCGTTTGGGGCCTTTCCTCGGCCTAATAGAAAAGCCTTCTAGATTTCTTCCCCTAAGggtcgagttttttttttatttcaccCTTTAATAAATCGAATTCCACAGTGCTGTCGTGTCTACTCAGTGTGGTCTGGATTTGACTATAAATCTATTGTTAATTCATTTTTAGTGCCTAGCATGCATAGAAATGGATTAGACAAGCGGATTAGTTCAGCGGAGACTGTTGCATAGTATAGACATAAAATATGTGAATCTCAAAGCACAAACTCATGGTGGACAGTTCGGCTACATAGCTCACGGGGAGTATAAAATCCTTATTcttatatatagatatatttgCATGGAAAGGTGGAAACTACTCGCATTGGTATGCTCAAAACCCAGACGCTGAAGTCTCAAGGATTGTCATGAAGGGGTAATCTATAGCTCTCCATGATCAGTACATGGATGACATAAAACAAGAATGGTTACGATCTTAGTGACCACATAGTGCTCATAACCTCTCTGCAATAAGTTTTATAACATGCCTATTATAGATTAAATCTACAGTACTacccacacaaaaaaagattAAATCTACAGTAAACCAAGAACTCAAGGGATGAGTGCCCACTGCTCAGTAACTCAAGAAGCCTATGAAGGACCAAATCTGACTGGGCCTGTTGTGTATGATCGCGTTGTTGCTTAATTTCTTTACAATGAAATCTGGGGCAGTCTTTCTATAATTTAATTGGGCCAAAACCATCTTGTTTCCATCCACAAACCATCATAATGAAGATAAACTTTCTTCAGATCACAGATTCCAGGGACAATGTGAACCCTTTTGGCAATTCTACAGATATTCTAGGCTCCTTATTTTGAGACAATCACCAGGGGAAATAGGATCCACACATGAATATATTACTCAAAACGGAAAAGGTTAGGGATTACAAGATCACACTTTAAGCGTGAGGATAGGTATTTCCACCAAGACTGGACGGCCACCTTGTCACAGTGCTTCCTGGACCTGTGAGCCCAAAGCTTAAGGTCCGAGATGATGTTCCTTAAGGTTGCAACACTATGATAAATAGGGTTCCGAAAGATCTTTGCACTCCAAGCACTTCCAATTTTCCAAAGCACGATAAGAGCAATGTAGGGCCATATCGAGCCGTCCATCTTTTGCATCATGTCAGCATTCCAGATTGTATCGATGGAGTTAGGAGCTTGGATACCAATGCGCTGCCAAATCCAAGAGGAGCGCGGGTAGGTCATAAATAAGTGAAGGCCATCTTCTATCGGGTGACCACAGCGGGGGGACGGGATGGGTCGTTGGCAACAGATTTGTGCACCCGGTTGCCCCTGGAGTTTACGACATGGTTTTTTTTACACTCAAGTAAATTACAGAGTTTATGACATGTGTTGCTTGCATGCTGTGATGGCCACACATGTTGATGAATGTATCTTCTTATTCAAGAATCTAAAGTATAATTACTTGTCATCaacccccctccccccccccccccccctcattTATCAAGCGGGAGCAAAATTAAGTAAAAGATAAATGTAATAAATCCAAAGTTTGTCAGTAATCACCTTGACATCTGTTCCCCCCGTAGGCATGAACTCCTCATAGATGTAGGATCCATCTCGCCTCACCTTCCTAACATCTGGATAGAATTCACTAGATCTATTGCCAACCTATGCATAAATATTTGGAGGAATTTACATCTGGTCCGTGCAATTTTGGGGGCTCatacaagaagaaatggaCTTTAAGAACACACATTACCACTATttgatgaagaaaaaacatttaaCAAATTCATGTATATGTGTAATCTATGGAATTAGAGACCTGCttcataaaataaaaaaacaagatatCGTTCAACCATATGAAGCAAAGAAATCAACAGTTATGCATTTCGTACTACATCGCACACAAAGACGGTAGTTCATTGCAGTGCTCCTAAACTATGCAAGAGTGTCAGCAAGGAAGACTGAAAGTATCAGTTCAGCAACAAAACAGATGAGTGTTAGAACATATAAAGCAGATCATGTGCACATCTGTTAGTTAATTATAACTAATATTGTGTTACAGTAGGCTTCTTTGTGTTTTTCCCGGCTGTAGCCTATTTCAGGCTTGCAGTTGCACACAACTATTTCCATCCTATGAATACAATGAGGTGAGatgcttcttttgtttttttatagaaGGAAAAAGTATTACGAATTAACTGCTATTGTCGGATTTTCTTGAACATAAATAACCTGAATGCAAATTTCAAACCAAGAAATTTGTGTGCAATTAAGCGTGTCAAAAAATTACCTTGCGGAACAGTTCTTTCATTCCTCCACCAGCATAGCTAGGATAGTATATCATTATATTATGGTCGTCTCCTtcataaaacaaaataatcaGGGGCAGAAGATATCTATTCTaatgtcaaaaaaagaagtacaAAATTGGTGACtagcagccagccagccacaAGACCAACAGTTTGGCGATAAAATTGCAGTATTGCACTACATTGGAATACTCATGGAGTGCACCGACATTGACTAAgtagcaaacaaaaaagatcTGGACGTCCAGAATTCATTACAGAACAATTAGGCAGTTATTAAGCGTAAGCTTTTCACAGAAAATGGAAGTAAAGACTCAGTACACTCAAACACACAATTTAGCAGGATAACCTGCCAACAGCAACAATTTAAATACCATGCCATCAATAAAAGGTGAACACATCATCCATCAAACTAATATGTAATTTAAATACcatgccaccaacaatatcTGGACTCTGGAAACACACAAAGATGCATTTGTGTTTGCTTGTATTTCATTCTGTCTTCTCTAACTTTTTCCTGGTTTCTTCTCTGAATTTTCTAAACTTGTCTCAGTAATACAAAAATATGCTAGATCATCCCCTATCTTTCTCTTCGAAAGTTAAAAGCATGCACATTACTGCATGCCAATTAGAGACCTGACGATATGCTCAATAAAAACTTCCACTATCCTAAGAAAGTGGTTAAGAGATTGTGTGCCCTGGGGTGTATATTTGTATGCTTAGTTTCAATCCATGCAAGATTTTTGGGCTGCAAGTTGTACTCTGCTATCTGAGCTGGgctttgccttttctttaGTTAGTTTACAGAAAGCATTCACACTGCACTCAAGCCTTAGTCTTCTAAGGCCTAGTGCACATATTCTAGTATTTTGGCAGGCATGTACTGGGTTGAAAGAAATGAACAGTTGTATTCTTAGTGCAAGGTGAAGAAGGAAACAACAAATGGTGGAAGAACAAACTACCCAACTTATTAATCAAGAGCTGTTACCATCGATGGGTTTCTCCACAAAAGGCTTGCAAAAGCGTTTTCCATGAATCTCAATAAAATCATCTTGCTCGGCGAAGTAGTTTAACTCTTGATTGGGATGCTCTCTTCTGACGACAGCATAAGTAGGAACTGGAACTCCGAACAATTTAAGGTGCTAAACAAATAAAACAGAAATATGAACATTTTGGATCAAGAGAATATATGTTCAAATACAAGGTGATAAAGCCTTCATGTAAAAGGCTGCAGttagagtgcatcgagttttTCTATAAGAATTAAGAACAAAGACTACTTGTTCTCCAGAGCATTGTAGAATGTTAAACTGCTGAGTTACACTGATGTATCAGGAAGTCAAAAGGAAGAACTGTTGCAGGCCAAGCATTTTTTGAAATACACAAAATGGTATAGCCAAGTAGATAATAGATGTATCGTGCCTGCAGATTAAGATCACAACATTTCCATAGTGTAATGGGGAAAAATATAAAGCATTGGTGTAAACTTCACATCATCTAGACGATTTTCTTCAAATACAGAATGACACGCATTTGTATGCTTGTTCAAGAAAAAATGGTTGGCATTCAACACAAACACAATTATGTAGGCGAAGTTCCGATGTTTCAGAACAGAAGTGAAACATACTGTGGATGTAGGAAATAAAAGTGAGTTTTCATTGCAAGCCAGGAATACATATCTCTGAGCAGACCAAATCCTCAAACATGGCTATCTCGTTGGTCCAATTTGCCCCAAAAAAATAAGTGCATTTATAGTTTTGAACAACTACATTTACTGGGGAAAAGAACATATTTTTATGAATAGTGCCATTTGGCAATATCCAATACTGTTAACTATTGAAATTAACATATTCATTAATTGACTGTGGCGAAAAGAACTGAAGTCATAATTTTCAAGTAAATTTTAGACTTATAAGTTATAAGGTTCACCACCACCTGTCCAGAGACGATTTTGATACGATCTTTTAGTGCACATTCAATTCAGAAAAAATCTATCTTGTGAAAAAGAGGAGTTCTAGCTTTCAGTTTTGAAGGAGTTTAATCTGTCATCCCTATGATAACTAGCAAGAAATAATCCAGCTTTGAAGCATCTACTATagaaaaaagtactccctccgacccatattatttgtctcaaatttgcccaaatatggatgcatctatgtttaaaaagcgtctagatacatgtaatatttcaacaagtaatatgggtcggagggagtaactcaTTTTAGCTCCAAAGGGAAATTGACGACTGAAATAAATATATCTGAAATGTACGAACTGCCAGTTTGTTGTGATATGAATACCTCATATACTTTGCTGCGGTCGTGAAACAGGTATTGCGGGTCCAACTCATTGACCAAAAAAGGCCTAAATAACAATATTTAGAAAATGTTTCAAAATTAGATCAGAAAACACCTTCAAATTCAAACTAGTACTATAACTTCTATTGAAGGTGTATTCTTGAAACAAAACGACTTAAGATCAAAGTGTGATGTACTTGCGCATATTCAAGCAGAAACACAAATAAAACAAGTTTCGAGTATGCAGATTTGCAGCACAAGGAATGAACTCAGAGGATAAAGGATCTGTATGATTTGCGGTACCTTTTTCTACTGTTTGGTTATGGGAAAAGGGAATAGAGGAGCTCAAATCTACGAACATGACTAGATTTTACGAAATGTTGTTGTGgagaaaatagttttgataGCCATATTAGTCATGGGCAAATTCAAGAGCGAAAAGGAAAGAGTGTCTTTCGGTGATGACAAGGAATCCATACAGAAGCCACACATATATGTTCATTCTTAGAAAATGTTTGACATGTCAGGAAAGCATATTGCGGAGCTATGAAAATTTGACGGAATCCTTGCACGATTATCTTATGTATATTTACAGCGAGTCCTTCGAAAAATAGATTCAGTTCCAAAAAAGAGCTTTGGAAATGCATGAGATAGAGAAAGCATTCAACCTGCGTAAAACAGCATATTTCTCTGCCTTTTCTAGAGGATACCCAGCTGAATAGAAGGCGATTAGACAGTCACACAAAGGCCAACTGCCAAAAAGCAAGAGCGGTTAGTATAATATTACcagaatttgaattttggatGGTTTCACGAAACAAAATGCTGAATAGAAGGAGATTAGACAGGTTTGATGGCTAAATAACATTAGATAACAGCTGTCGTTattagagaaaacaaagttTACATCTTCTAAGAAGTGCATGGACGATGGAAATTTAGCACCATTATACAAAATTCTAAGAATTATAATTCACCCATAGATATTTCCAGTCACACCCATAAGTAATAAAAGTGGATATGACACAGCAGTAGTTAGTTAACCTATTTATCCTAAACTCATGCTTCAAGTGTAGGCCAGCATGATCCACTAGTCATGTTTGGTATATCTATACAGTAAAATTTAGACTGCCTATACTCGCTTTCATTTTTCATGAatatttgatgatgatgaatttATATTACGTGAAAACTTGCCCTTCACATTTATCAGGTATACCTTTCAATGGGATCTTCCAGAATTACCTTGTCACCAAAAATTATAATCTGCATACATAAATCATGTATATTATTTCCATAGTCTTGATGATCAGGACAACAATTTGAGTAATTTATCATGCTAACCAACTAGTTTTTAACATTTGAACAGAAAAGTGGTAAAAAGAATATAATTGAAGGCATCGGTCTAACGGCTTAAAAGGCATATGCCATCAGCACTATAAAAAGGTTCAGCTTCTTCACAAAGGTTGTAGGGGGACACTCCACACAGAAGGGTTCAAATCTTTGTGCTCACATTTGCACAAACGGACTAGCGCATGTGGTGTGTGTACATGTATGTGTCTACTCTGTAACTCCCAATTACTGGGAGTAGGTATAGCATGTGGCAACTGGCAACAGATTGGTAGATAACATAATTacgttcttcctccttctcatTATATAAACATTCGGATTTTTCTACGATTATAAACTTCAATTTGTGTCTGTACAACATTTATAGACTCAGAATGAGGCAAGTGGCAACAGATTTGTAGATAACATAAGTACAAGGTTCTTCCTTTGTATATGCACAGGGGTGTCATACCGAATTAATTAACAATAGTACAAAACACAGATTGATAATCCGCGCAAAGACCAGAAGAACGACATAGCATTTCCGAGCGATACCTCGAACTCCCCGAACGCGTGCAGCCTCTCAAGAATCTGCTCCATGGGGGAACAAGACACCTGACAAGAAAAAATCCAACAGGAAGAAACAAACAGCAGAAGCACTCAGATAATCTGATCGCACCACAAGAACCACCCCCACATTGCGGTCAAACCAAAGAAACGCAATCCACAAGAACTCGCAATTTCTCCCAAAACTCCCACCTTCTTCTCCATGACGCAGACACCAATCTTGATCTTGCCTCCACCCTCGCTCCCATCATTCTGTCGTTCCATCCGCTAGCTCCGCTTCTGTTGGAAGAAGAGATTACAACAGAAAAGGGGGTGTTTGTTTCTCGAACACTTTGCTCCTACAGGACCGGAATCTTGGGGTCTTTATGCTTTATGGGGAAGGGGACTATGGGAGGGGGACTAGGGAGTGAACGCAACCGTCAAAAGAGgggttgtgacttgtgagcaGCGACCACTGTGCGGTGAGACTGAGGCTTTTCGACTTGtttgtttatgtttttttaatagcTGTAAAACATTCAGTCATTGATCAGACGCTCAAAAATAATcagtcatttttttttgcggggaaaaAATAATCAGTCATTGACCGGACATTAGCAGTGAATTCGTCAATCTCTCCGTACCACGAGTAGAAGCTAATGTAGGACATTAaacaccaagaaaaaaaaggcattgAAAATATATCTAATAGACAAGCTCGTTAAAACAGAAACATTTTGTAAAGAATGATCTGATTTGGACACTTTGTTTAAGAGTAACACCTTCTTGACTGTTCAAAAACAACTTTTTAAGATGCTGACATTGTCTTATTATAAAGAGTAGGTCTTTATAATAACGGTGGTATACGGGATTCATATCCTCTAACGTTCAGTTTGACATTGTTAAACTATGTTacgctgaacttattttataatctaaTGTGGAAAAATACACACGAGAACAAGGagaagttggttagccaaacacaaaaacaagcaaaacTTGGTTGGAAAAtctggattatcataatccacctcGATGCCAAACTCACCCTAAACGTTGCTTTTTAATGTCACATTGCTAAATTATCGATGTACTAAGTTACAAGTCTTACATTTCTCTATTTTATTAGTTATTGCATTGGCATTTTATGTTTTAATTGGTGAGGGTTACAACCAGTAACTGTGAGTTTGGGAGAAAAGGCCACAAACAGCCACTAAGGGCCTGATTACATGTTGTACTAAAGGCACTAATGGCCTGATTACATGTTGCACTAAGAGCACTAATGTCCTGAATATATGCTGTACTTAATGCACTAACTATAGGGGGAAACAACTATGTGCATTCTGCAACTGGTTGCCTAACAGTAACATTGATTTTCGGATGAATAGTCTGGATTAAGCAATGTTAGGACGTGAAAAATGCAAAGCAAATGTTAAAACATGTGAATGTTCAAGAGGGTGTTATGacccaaaaaaaatagtatttAAAAAGTACCATAGATAAACGTGTTCAATTTGATCATACAAAGTGAATGTGCACTCATTTGAATTTTAGTAATTTCATTTCAGATTTGCTCAGCtttctattttgttttttttgtctttatTTAACCCACGTCACCGCAAGAAAGAGGGGCGGGGGTATCATCAAACTAGGTGCCTCTCCGATTCACATGATCACATCAGTCTAAAAACGTAAGAATAGAAATAGAAAAGTGTACAATTAGACGTCATATCACGTTGAGTTTTACAGAAATTAAGAACACATCAACAAGTAATAGAAACTGTTACTTGCATCTGGATAATTTGATATAAACTTTCACGGAGGACTTGGTGACTGTAGAAGCAAAGATAATTCCATAATATTCGACTCAATGAAAAGTTTCTTctgagttttctttttctttctctatgGACTGTTGGAATTCAAGTGTTTTATCCCGGAGCACTGAACGTCGTGAGTTTGCAGTTGCAGTTGATCACTTGATGATCCCATTGTTCCAAGTAAACAACCCATAGCGTTCTCCTAAATTGAAGGCGCCCTACCCATCGGATGTTCTTCAGGTTCTAAAAGTAGTCACCGGAAAGGTGAGAAATTCGACATACTTTGAGCTACCTCAAATCCATGGTTAACACAAAGATCTTCAGCATTTTTTAGGCGAGTGAAACAGCCgctaaataaataaagaccAAAGTGGGAATATTTCGAGAACATTCAGCTAGACCCCGGAATATCCCAGCAAATGCTCCCATGGGAAGAGCATCCCAAGTTAGGCGAAACTGGCTTCTGCACCCCTGATCTAAAGGATGTTGTTCCCGTCGCCGTCGACATCGAGACTGTCGCGGTAGCATCCAACCGGAATATCCCAAACGTCCGTCTTGGGGAGCGTCCGTACTATACTCTATGTAGACTGGATACAATGTGTAGGCTTTTTTGTCGTTGAATTGGACCTTTGGTATACTTTAGAAGTCGTGCGACCAACCAATCAACCAACAACGCCTTTGTACATGGTTGGACTTTACAATCGAAAGGCCTTAGTTTCGGTTATCTATGGTGTCATCTTTCCCTGggtattattttattttctttcggCTGGAACCAGATGCGTCACTATTGTATCACATCACCAATACAGAATATGGTTCTACGCGATAATGAATAGCCACAGAACAGTATTAgcatcttttatttatttttccacTTGTATCAatagtttatttttatttttgaagggAACTTTTATCAATAGTTGAGGAGTCCAAATCCCCCAAGTGTACAAACACTTTGCTACACTAAGCCGAGTCATACCCAGCCCAGCAAGTGATCCAGCCCATACAAATCGTTCCAATTCTGTTGTGCACCCCGTTCACTCTCCAACGGCATCAGAACTTCAGAAGACAGTATCTATTGTTTATCATGGTCACAAACTGAGTGGAAATGAAACGGAAATATGGTACAACAGGAGTAATTAATCCGAGTTCACCGCTACAGTAAATCCACTCCCACAATAGACGCCGAGTGAAGCAGAAGAACATGAGCTCTTATCACCTAGATTTACTCTCCGAGGAACCACCTGATCAGAAGCATCTCCCAAACCCAGTTGGCCATGCTCTCCCCAGCCCCAAGTGAACACCGCTCCTTTATCTGAGAAAAGATGTAAGAGCAATTAGCCCGGTTCCTCCAGAACTTATCCATGTGGCCATTTTTCAGCTTTGGGGGTAAGTTTTTACCTGTTACCAAAGCGGAATGTTCAGTGCCGGCTGCTATTTGTACCACCTGTTCTCCATGAACAGAGGGGACCTTAACTAAATTTGACAATGAAGATGATTCTGCATGTCATGAAGATCATTTCAGACGGTGTTGAAAGTGCAAATGCAACATGGTCACCAGACGGAACAAATTGGATCTATTTTAAGGAGAGAAACATCATTGCAATTTAAATATGGACATAGAAAATTAAAAGGCTTTCTCAAAGCTGGGGCATATATTCAAGATGTGCAGTGTGCGCTATTTAAAATCTGTAACATGCAGAATTTTTTCTATGATTTTATTTGGGCAGACAGGGCGTTGCTGGAATGACATCGACAGGGATTCACCACAGAGTATGGCCTTCTTTGGCTGTTGTATTTTGCTTTTGAGCCACCAGGGTACACTTTACATGTGATAGGTTGGTGTAGAAAATAATCTTTTTGAGCTTATTGCTAAGGAAATAAAAATTACCCGGGTATCCGTACACTCCCAAAGCTTAAAGCAGCTCTGTCCCACTGCTGAGTGCAAAACTATATATTTGCACCATGTTTTTTGCACAGTTCACAAATGGTCATATTTTCCCATGAGTTCTTGCAGGTTCCCATGTACATGTGTAATATTTTGCTCATTTTTAATACATAAAGTGTATTTTTGCCATAAAGGTATGGACGCAACTAGCTGCAGACTGGCAGATTTTATTCTAGTAGAAAGCTATCATTTTGTGTGAATGCTTTGATATTCTCAATATGTTTCAGAATTCAAACAGGATGTTCAACAGCTTGGCAGTATTTACCAGATGAATGTACATTGCACACCACATTACTCGCTAGGTACTGGTCCCCCAAAAAACATAATCCAAATACGATATAATAATCAAACATTGTAAGGAGTACCATGAAGATTACTGCTTGATGCAGTGGGATTGAATTGATGTGCCGTTGCATTTTCTAACACAGGGGTCTCACGCTTCTGATGGCGGTATGCACCAATGGTGTATAGTTCACCCCCTGCAATAGAAGATGTCAACCCTTACAATAACAGTTCCAGAAAATATAGGTCAATTAAAATGAAACAACTGTGTACCAGATAAAAGTAATGCATGATGCCATCCTAATGCCACTTGAGAAATACTCAAAGAAGGAAAGACTGCCTGAGGTTGTTCGTCGTCATGTTCTCCAACTAATGCTCTTCCCCAGATATACAACTGACCAGATTCTGTTACATGCAATGAAAGGGAAATTATGCGAAGTACCAATAGAAAAAGAGAGTTGGTACCTACAGATTTGCAAGGCTTACCATCCAATGCAGCACTATGATCCCCATTGGCATATAAATTCACTATCTTGCGGTTTGGAAAACCATCAATTAATCTAGGAATATTATGTAACTTTTGGTTCTTACAAACGGATTTACCAACTTGTCCTCGTCTTGCTGAGCCAAATCCATAGATGGAATTATCTGGAAGAAGATTAAGCATGTCATATATTTGTAACACAGATAGGCGGTATTTGATTCTGCCATAGATAAGAGATGTTTAGGTCCATAAACTCCCAGCTGCCTGGCAAAAAAATCCCGCAATTGTGATCTAACATCTTTTCCTAACTTTATTTACAATTTTTTCTTCTCGTGACATTTTATTCCATTCAGGAAGTTAGAACTTTAGTGAAGGTACAAGTGGTTCCTTTTAGATCTTGAGTGTTGCCTAGGATTAGAAATATTACTGACTAAGTTGTAAAGGTGCCCGGATGGTAAATTTGTATTGTTTCATGAACATGCAATTTGCTAACGATAAGATTTCGATAACAGTTTGTCATAATTTTACTTAACACCAGGAAAGgtataaataattatttttagatCTTGGCTGTTGCCTAGGCTTAGAAAGATTACTGACCAAGTTGTTCCTGAAAAAGGTACCCAGGtaaatttgttttgttaattTCTTGGCATGCAATTTGCTACAAATTAAGGTGTCAGTATAACAGTTTGTCATAATTTTACTTACCTTTCAACAGGACAAGAGAATGGCGCATCCCAAATGCAAGCTTCTCAACATGCTTTGTGGTAAAGGATGACACTTCAAACGGCAAGTTCCTTGACTGATTATCACCAGTGCCAAGTTGTCCAAATGAGCCATCTCCACACATGAAGAGTTGTCCAGAATCTGAAAAGAACAACTAGAAACATCACAGCAAAGCTCATCAGtaacgttttttttcttttcaaagaCATCAGTAAGACAGTAATGATTCACTCTCCAAACAAAATGAGCCAATAGCTCAAGACCAAACCAAAAGATGGAATGgactgataaaaaaaagaatattcCAATGATCAAACATGAAGACCACAATGGAAGTTAAAAGTAAGAGGATGGTTTAAGAATTTCGAGACCTGTAGCG
The Brachypodium distachyon strain Bd21 chromosome 2, Brachypodium_distachyon_v3.0, whole genome shotgun sequence genome window above contains:
- the LOC100845672 gene encoding ultraviolet-B receptor UVR8, encoding MEKAAPAAAEEEREEAAWAWTWGAGTDGQLGSGGLEDHHLPHPLLLPPRCRGRVSFVAGGGAHAIALTSDGEVFSWGRGTHGQLGHGNVENIPTPMLVTFFKNYTVTCVSAGWNHSGFATDSGQLFMCGDGSFGQLGTGDNQSRNLPFEVSSFTTKHVEKLAFGMRHSLVLLKDNSIYGFGSARRGQVGKSVCKNQKLHNIPRLIDGFPNRKIVNLYANGDHSAALDESGQLYIWGRALVGEHDDEQPQAVFPSLSISQVALGWHHALLLSGGELYTIGAYRHQKRETPVLENATAHQFNPTASSSNLHESSSLSNLVKVPSVHGEQVVQIAAGTEHSALVTDKGAVFTWGWGEHGQLGLGDASDQVVPRRVNLGDKSSCSSASLGVYCGSGFTVAVNSD